In one Lolium rigidum isolate FL_2022 chromosome 3, APGP_CSIRO_Lrig_0.1, whole genome shotgun sequence genomic region, the following are encoded:
- the LOC124696572 gene encoding chaperone protein ClpC2, chloroplastic-like, whose product MSAFAGHRRDLHNAPATFTPALFGGSGFGPSSSSTRRSSSSRGRHRLVTRAMFERFTEKAIKVIMLAQEESRRLKHPTVGSEQILLGLIREGTGIGAKVLKSAGLNLTNTRVEVEKVVGRGSGFVPVEIPFTPSAKKVLESSAEESRQLGHSYIGSEHLLLGLICEDDGVAAIVLKNFQADLGNIRSEVIRMISEISESETVGAGVGGGSTATKTPTLEEYGTNLTKLAVEGKLDPVIGRQKQIERVVQILGRRTKNNPCLIGEPGVGKTAIAEGLAQRIVTGDVPETIEGKTVITLDMGLLVAGTKYRGEFEERLKKLMEEIKQNGDIILFLDEVHTLVGAGAAEGAIDAANILKPALARGELQCLGATTIDEYRKHIEKDPALERRFQPVKVPEPTVDETIGILKGLRERYEIHHKLRYTEEALIAAAQLSYQYISDRFLPDKAIDLIDEAGSLVRLRHAKLPEEAKDLEKKLKEILKQKNDAIRCQQFEMAGDLRTEELELKAQIMSLVDKNKEMNKAEVESGASAGPVVTEADIQRIVSSWTSVPVEKVSVDESDRLLKMEETLHRRVIGQDEAVVAISRAIRRARVGLRNPDRPVASLIFAGPTGVGKSELAKALATCYYGSEEAMVRLDMSEFMERHTVAKLIGSPPGYVGYTEGGQLTEAVRRRPYTVVLLDEIEKAHPDVFNLMLQIMEDGRLTDSKGRTVDFKNTLIIMTSNVGSSVIEKGGKQLGFGDGEGGDSYGRIKSLVDEEMKQYFRPEFLNRLDEMIVFRQLTKLEVKEIAVIMLAEVTGRMRGKGIELMVTESFKELVVEEGYDPSYGARPLRRAIMRLLEDTLADKLLAEEVKEGDWVIIDADSEGKVVVLNRHDASPEAQPREFAV is encoded by the exons ATGTCAGCGTTCGCAGGCCACCGGAGAGATCTACACAATGCTCCGGCCACGTTCACGCCTGCCCTGTTCGGCGGCAGCGGCTTCGGACCATCGTCTTCGTCCACCCGCAGATCATCATCGTCAAGAGGGCGCCATCGCCTCGTGACCAGGGCCATGTTCGAGCGCTTCACCGAGAAGGCCATTAAGGTGATCATGTTGGCGCAGGAGGAGTCACGGCGCCTCAAGCACCCCACGGTCGGGAGCGAGCAGATCCTCCTGGGCCTCATCCGGGAAGGCACAGGCATCGGCGCCAAGGTGCTCAAGTCAGCGGGGCTGAACCTCACGAATACGCGAGTGGAGGTGGAGAAGGTCGTCGGGAGGGGTTCGGGCTTCGTCCCCGTCGAGATCCCCTTCACACCGTCAGCTAAGAAGGTGCTGGAGTCCTCGGCTGAGGAGTCGCGCCAGCTAG GGCATAGCTATATTGGATCAGAACACTTGCTTCTAGGGTTGATCTGTGAGGATGATGGTGTGGCAGCCATTGTACTTAAGAACTTTCAGGCTGATCTGGGCAACATACGCAGTGAG GTTATCAGAATGATTTCTGAAATCTCCGAAAGCGAAACTGTCGGTGCTGGAGTTGGGGGAGGAAGCACTGCAACCAAGACGCCAACACTGGAGGAGTATGGGACTAATCTAACAAAACTAGCAGTGGAG GGAAAGCTAGATCCTGTTATCGGAAGGCAAAAGCAGATCGAACGCGTGGTACAGATTTTGGGGAGACGAACAAAGAACAATCCCTGCCTGATTGGAGAGCCTGGGGTAGGAAAGACGGCTATCGCGGAAGGCCTAGCGCAGCGTATTGTCACCGGGGATGTGCCTGAAACAATTGAAGGGAAAACG GTTATCACCCTTGATATGGGACTTCTTGTTGCTGGTACAAAATACCGCGGAGAGTTTGAAGAAAGATTAAAGAAACTGATGGAAGAGATCAAGCAGAACGGTGATATCATACTTTTCCTTGATGAAGTTCACACTCTGGTAGGAGCGGGAGCTGCAGAAGGTGCTATTGACGCTGCTAACATTCTGAAGCCAGCATTGGCAAGGGGTGAACTTCAG TGTCTTGGAGCCACTACGATCGATGAATACAGGAAGCACATTGAGAAAGACCCTGCACTGGAGAGGCGCTTCCAACCTGTGAAAGTTCCTGAGCCAACAGTAGATGAAACCATAGGAATTCTCAAAGGGCTCCGGGAGCGCTACGAGATCCACCACAAGCTCCGGTACACAGAAGAAGCTCTGATCGCTGCTGCTCAGCTCTCTTACCAATACATCAG TGATCGTTTCCTCCCAGACAAAGCGATCGACTTGATTGATGAAGCGGGATCTCTTGTCAGACTACGCCATGCCAAG CTACCTGAGGAAGCTAAAGATCTCGagaagaagctgaaggagatcctcAAACAGAAGAATGACGCCATCCGTTGCCAGCAATTCGAGATG GCAGGAGATCTTCGCACAGAAGAGCTAGAGCTTAAGGCCCAGATCATGTCACTGGTGGACAAGAACAAGGAGATGAACAAGGCGGAGGTGGAGTCTGGCGCGTCGGCCGGGCCGGTGGTCACGGAGGCGGATATCCAGCGCATCGTCTCCTCCTGGACCAGCGTCCCGGTGGAGAAAGTGTCTGTGGACGAGTCGGACCGGCTGCTCAAGATGGAGGAGACGCTGCACCGGCGTGTCATCGGCCAGGACGAGGCCGTCGTAGCCATCAGCCGCGCCATCCGCCGCGCGCGCGTCGGGCTCAGGAACCCCGACCGCCCTGTCGCGAGCCTCATATTCGCCGGCCCGACGGGCGTCGGCAAGTCGGAGCTCGCCAAGGCGCtggccacctgctactacgggtcCGAGGAGGCCATGGTCCGGCTGGACATGAGCGAGTTCATGGAGCGGCACACGGTGGCCAAGCTCATCGGTTCCCCTCCTGGGTACGTGGGCTACACGGAGGGCGGGCAGCTGACGGAGGCCGTCCGTCGACGGCCCTACACGGTGGTGCTGCTGGACGAGATCGAGAAGGCGCACCCGGACGTGTTCAACCTGATGCTGCAGATCATGGAGGACGGACGGCTGACGGACAGCAAGGGCAGGACGGTGGACTTCAAGAACACGCTTATCATCATGACCTCCAACGTCGGCAGCAGCGTCATCGAGAAGGGCGGGAAGCAGCTGGGCTTCGGCGACGGTGAGGGTGGCGACAGCTACGGCAGGATCAAGAGCCTGGTGGATGAGGAGATGAAGCAGTACTTCCGGCCAGAGTTCCTCAACCGGCTCGACGAGATGATCGTGTTCCGGCAGCTCACCAAGCTGGAGGTCAAGGAGATCGCCGTCATCATGCTGGCGGAGGTCACGGGAcgaatgaggggcaaggggatcGAGCTGATGGTGACGGAGAGCTTCAAGGAGCTCGTGGTCGAGGAAGGCTACGACCCCAGCTATGGCGCGAGGCCGCTGAGGAGGGCCATAATGAGGCTGCTCGAGGACACGCTCGCGGACAAGTTGCTCGCGGAGGAGGTTAAGGAGGGAGACTGGGTGATCATCGACGCCGACTCAGAGGGGAAAGTTGTCGTCCTCAACCGGCATGACGCCTCGCCGGAGGCTCAGCCACGGGAGTTTGCTGTCTAG